Proteins from a single region of Chryseobacterium scophthalmum:
- a CDS encoding histidine kinase, with protein MKINFKHALTQRSVFIAALSACFIAAVAFAVLSLLITHDSRKNNEEFARKTFLRKYETVEKEFRNIEDYQYLLRALIQKDGLKNYKDYSSVLNSLNKRRKLVPYSWYYYYNGVSGESGNKDLLSDVLKKDEKVEKYTKIKNNGPGNFNNYIISHNDSIYWLSYDSLIQANKDMLYYGSAVSLDNLHQYFATIDQSPNTYTYVFSKEGICITHPDKKFLGKNIFDFTDIQSQDTLTSKTELGYTERNTISEYLDVEVIRFIKPLKTDNFEGYAAVNYVSFLIDESVNQTKRYTVYIFLAALLLIVTVFILFYRATNMAFQEKEKIQSEKNLLLVENEKMHREEALNQLQQLKNNINPHFLFNSLNSLYMLIGLNRENAQKFTMNLSKIYRYLIVPPKENLVPVAQEISFIKQYMDLLKSRFDEEISFELIINHEESLEKRIPYLSLQLVAENAIKHNIATIDNPLAIIITVEKGGVIVKNTWQPKTEEVQSEKFGLDYLNQIYGCFKNNNLDISIKDGYFICFLPVMD; from the coding sequence TTGAAGATTAATTTTAAACATGCACTTACCCAAAGATCTGTTTTTATAGCGGCTTTATCTGCTTGTTTTATAGCGGCGGTAGCTTTTGCTGTTCTTAGTCTTCTTATCACTCACGACAGCCGAAAAAATAATGAAGAATTTGCCAGAAAAACTTTTTTGAGAAAATATGAAACGGTAGAAAAAGAATTTAGAAACATCGAAGATTATCAGTATTTACTTCGTGCTTTGATTCAGAAAGATGGTCTGAAAAATTATAAAGATTATTCCTCGGTTTTAAATAGTTTAAATAAAAGACGAAAGCTCGTTCCGTACAGTTGGTATTATTACTATAACGGTGTTTCTGGTGAATCTGGCAATAAAGATCTTTTATCGGATGTTCTCAAAAAAGATGAAAAGGTAGAAAAGTATACCAAAATAAAAAATAATGGACCCGGTAATTTTAATAATTACATCATTAGTCATAACGACAGTATTTATTGGTTAAGCTACGATTCTTTGATACAGGCAAATAAAGATATGCTGTATTACGGTTCTGCAGTAAGTCTTGATAATCTTCATCAGTATTTTGCGACGATTGATCAGTCTCCGAATACGTATACCTATGTTTTTTCAAAAGAGGGAATTTGTATTACACATCCTGATAAAAAGTTTTTAGGGAAAAATATTTTTGATTTTACAGATATTCAGTCACAAGATACCTTAACCAGCAAAACCGAATTAGGATATACCGAAAGAAATACCATTTCAGAATATCTTGATGTAGAAGTCATCCGATTTATAAAGCCTTTAAAAACGGATAATTTTGAAGGATATGCAGCAGTTAATTACGTAAGTTTTCTGATCGATGAAAGTGTAAATCAAACAAAAAGATATACAGTTTATATTTTTCTGGCAGCTTTACTTCTTATTGTGACGGTATTTATTTTGTTTTACAGAGCGACTAATATGGCGTTTCAGGAGAAAGAAAAAATACAGTCTGAAAAAAACCTGCTCCTTGTTGAGAATGAAAAAATGCACAGGGAAGAAGCATTAAACCAGCTTCAACAGCTTAAAAACAATATCAATCCGCATTTTCTTTTCAATTCACTGAATTCTCTTTACATGTTGATTGGTCTTAATAGAGAAAATGCACAGAAGTTTACAATGAATCTTTCGAAGATTTACCGATATCTTATTGTGCCACCGAAAGAAAATCTGGTTCCTGTGGCGCAGGAAATTAGTTTTATTAAACAATATATGGATCTTCTGAAAAGCAGGTTCGACGAAGAAATTAGTTTTGAATTAATTATCAATCACGAAGAAAGCTTAGAAAAACGAATTCCTTATTTATCGCTACAGCTTGTTGCAGAGAATGCTATAAAACATAATATTGCAACCATAGATAATCCTTTAGCCATTATTATTACCGTTGAAAAAGGTGGAGTTATTGTGAAAAATACTTGGCAACCTAAGACGGAAGAAGTACAAAGCGAAAAATTCGGATTAGATTATTTAAATCAAATTTATGGGTGTTTTAAGAATAATAATCTTGATATATCTATTAAAGATGGATATTTTATCTGCTTCCTGCCAGTAATGGATTAA
- a CDS encoding AsmA family protein yields MEKKLLKKKTPRKRVILWTFIGFVTLIAIFPFALDFYLQKKLPDLINEKTPYKVVLKDFNLSLLKGNLTVNDLEIATKNPKDQYITQINGKIKNLNITDVNIWKAVFSKTYHADQFTLTDSDIKIKLAALKKNQKPSNKKIDLHINNIALHNVNADVENGLGKTVFKGQNINVNLKNIKQSADGNKIPIAFSEFKIDAENVQIGVNEFYEINAKKIDAANKTLQLVQFHLKPIQAVAKYNSKNVFDFSTQNLAAKDFNISQDSLIISDIIFTQPDLKVYSTGKNTVDKSNNSKEIDLKIGLKNITFQKGKINVFQVNKEKTASVENFNFKMSDIVFDKNTVKEKIPFRFTKHDIEAENIYFKADQLQAVKIKSIASRNANITIDGFQVLALGKSSTKDVFSVSTDQIKILNNKSRYIGQNLNIQLDGIEVNNPSIQITSATKNKKKNQKATTPPLFTAHIGFIRINNGKVSQKKQNVEKLAVGKIDLKVDKIFSNTELFKKDIPFKTEKNYVDAKNIRLDAGKYYYLKVAEIKSTGKNTDISEFNYLPKYSRAGFSKVIAKESDLYTIKVKKINIKDHNTQLGKNSSIDLSKISIDGLHCNIYHDLAPPDDIAERYLFSKKLRDVKIPLFIKEISIKNSDLEYEEDAEKSNIPGKLTFNNFQALITNVNNAKIKGRPTVINTDASFDFYGKAETKVNWKFDVKDLADKFTIKGDVQKLSADNVNLFVRPYLNITLDGNIDYLKFDYYGSQEGIAGKFYFKYNDMYVNFLNKKGKERKFLNTIANWFVKNESKGEPGHVVIDKKREPERSFFSMLWQGIMEGLKKYLI; encoded by the coding sequence ATGGAAAAAAAACTTTTAAAAAAGAAAACACCAAGAAAAAGAGTAATTCTTTGGACTTTCATTGGATTTGTGACATTAATAGCCATATTTCCATTTGCATTAGATTTTTATTTGCAAAAGAAACTTCCGGATCTCATCAATGAAAAAACACCATACAAAGTGGTGCTTAAAGATTTCAATTTAAGTTTGCTGAAAGGTAATCTTACTGTCAATGATCTTGAAATCGCCACAAAAAACCCTAAAGATCAATACATTACTCAAATTAATGGCAAGATAAAAAATCTTAACATAACAGATGTAAATATTTGGAAAGCAGTTTTCAGTAAGACATATCATGCAGATCAATTTACACTTACTGATTCTGATATTAAAATAAAGCTTGCTGCTTTGAAGAAAAACCAAAAACCGAGCAATAAAAAAATAGATCTTCATATCAACAATATTGCATTGCATAACGTAAATGCAGATGTGGAGAACGGTCTTGGTAAAACGGTTTTCAAAGGGCAAAATATAAATGTAAACCTAAAAAACATTAAACAAAGCGCAGACGGAAATAAAATCCCGATTGCGTTTTCAGAATTTAAAATCGATGCAGAAAATGTACAGATTGGCGTTAATGAATTCTATGAAATTAATGCAAAGAAAATTGACGCAGCCAATAAAACACTGCAACTTGTTCAATTTCATTTAAAACCGATACAGGCTGTAGCAAAATATAATTCTAAAAATGTTTTTGATTTTTCAACACAAAATCTGGCTGCAAAAGACTTTAACATCAGTCAGGATTCGTTGATCATTTCTGATATTATCTTTACCCAGCCTGATCTGAAAGTATATTCTACTGGAAAAAATACTGTAGATAAGAGTAATAATTCTAAAGAAATTGACTTGAAGATTGGTTTAAAAAATATTACTTTTCAAAAAGGGAAAATCAATGTTTTCCAGGTTAATAAAGAAAAAACGGCATCTGTTGAGAATTTTAATTTTAAGATGAGCGATATCGTCTTCGACAAGAATACGGTTAAGGAAAAAATTCCTTTCCGCTTTACGAAACATGATATTGAAGCTGAGAATATTTACTTTAAGGCAGATCAGTTGCAAGCTGTGAAAATTAAAAGTATTGCTTCGCGGAATGCCAATATTACTATTGACGGTTTTCAGGTTTTGGCATTGGGAAAAAGCAGTACAAAAGATGTATTTTCGGTAAGCACAGATCAGATTAAAATTTTAAATAACAAAAGCAGATATATCGGTCAGAATCTTAATATACAACTTGATGGAATAGAAGTAAATAATCCATCAATACAGATTACATCGGCAACAAAAAATAAGAAAAAAAATCAAAAAGCTACTACTCCTCCACTTTTTACTGCTCATATTGGTTTTATCCGAATCAATAACGGGAAAGTTTCTCAAAAGAAACAAAATGTAGAAAAACTTGCCGTTGGAAAAATCGATCTTAAAGTGGATAAGATATTTAGCAATACTGAACTCTTCAAAAAAGATATTCCTTTCAAAACAGAAAAAAATTATGTTGATGCCAAGAATATTCGTCTTGATGCAGGCAAATATTATTATCTGAAAGTTGCAGAAATAAAAAGTACAGGAAAAAATACGGACATCAGTGAATTCAATTATCTTCCAAAATATTCAAGGGCAGGCTTCAGTAAAGTAATTGCTAAAGAGAGTGATCTGTACACAATTAAAGTAAAAAAGATCAACATAAAAGATCATAATACACAATTGGGTAAAAACAGCAGTATTGATCTCAGCAAAATAAGCATTGATGGTCTACATTGCAATATTTATCATGATCTCGCTCCGCCTGATGATATTGCGGAAAGATATCTTTTCAGTAAGAAATTACGTGATGTGAAAATTCCATTATTCATCAAAGAAATATCTATTAAAAACTCAGATTTGGAATATGAAGAAGATGCTGAAAAAAGCAATATTCCGGGGAAACTGACTTTTAATAATTTCCAGGCACTGATTACGAATGTAAATAATGCTAAAATAAAAGGGCGACCAACTGTTATCAATACCGATGCTTCTTTTGATTTTTACGGAAAAGCTGAAACTAAAGTCAACTGGAAATTTGATGTTAAAGATCTCGCCGACAAGTTCACCATTAAAGGAGACGTACAAAAGCTTTCTGCCGATAATGTCAATCTGTTTGTGCGTCCGTATTTAAATATTACTTTGGATGGAAATATTGACTATTTAAAATTCGATTATTACGGATCTCAGGAAGGTATTGCAGGAAAGTTTTATTTCAAATACAATGACATGTACGTAAACTTCCTGAATAAAAAAGGAAAAGAAAGAAAATTCTTAAATACGATTGCCAATTGGTTTGTGAAAAATGAATCTAAAGGAGAACCGGGACATGTTGTTATTGATAAAAAACGAGAACCCGAAAGAAGTTTTTTCAGCATGCTTTGGCAGGGAATTATGGAAGGTCTCAAGAAGTATTTAATCTAA